The following proteins are encoded in a genomic region of Nomascus leucogenys isolate Asia chromosome 17, Asia_NLE_v1, whole genome shotgun sequence:
- the LOC105739075 gene encoding uncharacterized protein LOC105739075, with protein sequence MDFQHRPGGKTGSGGVASSSESNRDRRERLRQLALETIDINKDPYFMKNHLGSYECKLCLTLHNNEGSYLAHTQGKKHQTNLARRAAKEAKEAPAQPAPEKVKVEVKKFVKIGRPGYKGESARSRAGHSRCCRVNGFFGLQCRRRSPDTLIPEPRFSALAAVPHPLAASGVVSGSCQAGPDKHPSHPVARFPAEPQSLPSRLGVVEASGNSCQAKEWKWRCAEPWHIPRLTLKPLMEDREKRLLEAAPPGPSAVGMARGDLVQKAGEATRVEDKRLLSIGVRKAGTLPSKCSLQKVGTACVPGLQTEACRAEVPGQVHRVGEGG encoded by the exons ATGGACTTCCAGCATCGCCCTGGGGGCAAGACCGGGAGCGGGGGCGTGGCCTCCTCCTCCGAGAGCAACCGTGACCGCAGGGAGCGCCTCCGGCAGCTGGCCCTGGAGACCATCGACATCAACAAG GACCCATACTTCATGAAGAACCACCTGGGCTCCTAtgaatgcaagctctgcctgacGCTTCACAACAATGAG ggGAGCTACCTGGCACATACCCAGGGGAAGAAGCACCAGACCAACCT GGCCCGGCGAGCAGCCAAGGAGGCCAAGGAGGCCCCTGCCCAGCCCGCGCCTGAGAAGGTCAAGGTGGAGGTGAAGAAGTTTGTGAAGATCGGCCGCCCAGGCTACAAAGGTGAGTCTGCCCGGAGCAGGGCCGGCCACAGCCGCTGCTGCCGCGTGAATGGGTTCTTCGGGCTGCAGTGCAGGAGGCGCAGCCCTGATACCCTCATTCCTGAGCCACGGTTTTCTGCCTTGGCGGCTGTCCCTCACCCACTTGCAGCCTCTGGCGTTGTGTCTGGGAGCTGTCAGGCTGGGCCCGATAAGCACCCGTCTCACCCAGTGGCCCGTTTCCCAGCTGAGCCACAGTCTCTGCCCTCCCGTCTGGGTGTTGTGGAAGCTTCTGGGAATTCTTGCCAAGCAAAAGAGTGGAAGTGGAGGTGTGCTGAGCCCTGGCACATCCCACGGTTAACCTTGAAGCCTTTGATGGAGGACAGGGAGAAGCGGCTGTTAGAGGCGGCTCCTCCCGGACCCTCAGCAGTGGGAATGGCTAGAGGTGACCTGGTTCAGAAAGCCGGGGAAGCGACCAGGGTGGAAGATAAGAGACTTCTGTCCATAGGGGTCAGGAAGGCAGGCACGCTACCCAGCAAGTGTTCTTTACAGAAGGTGGGGACAGCCTGTGTGCCTGGCCTCCAGACAGAAGCCTGCAGGGCAGAGGTCCCGGGGCAGGTGCACCGGGTGGGCGAGGGCGGCTAG